A genomic window from Pseudomonas leptonychotis includes:
- the trpC gene encoding indole-3-glycerol phosphate synthase TrpC — protein sequence MSIPTVLEKILARKAEEVAARRAILSLADVEQQARNADPVRGFAQALLAQAKRKQPAVIAEIKKASPSKGVLREHFVPAEIARAYEAGGATCLSVLTDIDFFQGADSYLQEARAACALPVIRKDFMIDPYQIVEARALGADCVLLIVSALDDVQLAELAATAKAFELDVLVEVHDGDELERALKTLDTPLVGINNRSLHSFEVSLETTLDLLPRIPRDRLVVTESGILNRADVELMEISEVYAFLVGEAFMRADNPGAELERLFFPERKRVVTSPDVD from the coding sequence GTGAGTATTCCAACCGTGCTGGAAAAAATCCTCGCGCGCAAAGCAGAGGAAGTGGCTGCGCGGCGGGCGATCCTCAGCCTGGCCGACGTCGAACAACAAGCCCGCAATGCCGACCCGGTACGTGGCTTTGCCCAGGCGTTGTTGGCACAGGCCAAGCGCAAGCAACCGGCGGTGATCGCCGAGATCAAAAAGGCGTCGCCGAGTAAGGGCGTGCTGCGTGAACACTTCGTCCCGGCCGAGATCGCCCGTGCTTATGAGGCCGGTGGTGCTACATGCCTGTCAGTGCTCACCGATATCGATTTCTTTCAGGGGGCGGACAGTTACCTGCAAGAGGCACGTGCAGCCTGTGCGTTACCGGTAATCCGCAAAGACTTTATGATCGATCCGTACCAGATCGTTGAAGCGCGTGCGCTGGGTGCAGACTGCGTGCTGTTGATCGTATCGGCGCTGGATGATGTGCAGTTGGCCGAATTGGCGGCGACCGCTAAGGCGTTCGAGCTGGATGTGCTGGTCGAAGTGCACGACGGTGATGAGTTGGAGCGTGCGCTGAAAACCCTGGATACGCCGTTGGTGGGTATCAACAATCGCAGCCTGCACAGTTTTGAAGTCAGCCTGGAAACGACTCTGGATTTGCTGCCGCGAATTCCACGTGACCGTTTGGTGGTGACTGAGAGTGGCATCCTCAACCGTGCCGATGTCGAGTTGATGGAAATCAGCGAGGTGTATGCCTTTCTGGTCGGTGAGGCGTTTATGCGCGCCGATAATCCGGGCGCTGAGCTGGAGCGGTTGTTCTTCCCCGAGCGTAAGCGAGTAGTCACCTCACCGGATGTTGATTGA
- a CDS encoding phosphoglycolate phosphatase: MFDLDGTLVDSVPDLAAAIDKTLLLLGQPAAGIEYVRDWVGNGARVLVRRALAGSLEHDCVEDGQAEQALELFMQYYAQSHALTQVYPGVKQTLDWLREQQVELAIITNKPERFVAPLLDEKGLGGYFRWIVGGDTLAQQKPDPAALLHVMHLAQLDPEQVLFVGDSRNDVLAAKAAGVACVALSYGYNHGRPIAEEHPTRVLDNLSELLQTGANPLLPGLAG, from the coding sequence ATGTTTGATCTGGATGGCACGCTGGTGGATTCAGTACCGGACCTTGCTGCTGCCATTGATAAGACCTTGCTGCTGCTCGGCCAGCCGGCTGCCGGTATTGAATACGTGCGCGACTGGGTTGGTAACGGTGCGCGCGTGCTGGTGCGGCGTGCCTTGGCCGGCAGTCTGGAGCATGACTGTGTCGAGGATGGGCAGGCGGAGCAGGCGCTAGAGCTGTTTATGCAGTATTACGCGCAAAGCCATGCCCTGACCCAGGTCTATCCCGGAGTGAAGCAGACGCTGGACTGGCTGCGTGAGCAGCAGGTCGAGCTAGCAATTATCACCAATAAGCCTGAGCGGTTTGTTGCGCCCTTGCTCGATGAGAAGGGGTTAGGTGGTTATTTCCGCTGGATTGTTGGGGGCGACACCTTGGCGCAGCAGAAGCCTGATCCGGCAGCATTACTGCATGTGATGCACCTTGCCCAGCTCGACCCCGAGCAGGTGTTGTTTGTCGGTGACTCGCGCAACGATGTATTAGCCGCCAAAGCCGCAGGGGTAGCGTGCGTAGCGCTGAGCTATGGCTATAACCACGGCCGGCCGATTGCGGAGGAGCATCCGACACGGGTGCTGGATAACCTGAGCGAGTTGCTGCAAACCGGTGCGAACCCGCTTTTGCCGGGCCTTGCGGGTTGA
- the trpE gene encoding anthranilate synthase component I, translating into MIREEFLRLAAAGYNRIPVACETLVDFDTPLSIYLKLADEANTYLLESVQGGEKWGRYSIIGLPARTVLRAYEHEVSITVDGVEVERHHCEDPLDFVEQFKDRYKVPTLPGLPRFNGGLVGYFGYDSVRYVEPKLAKGVNPDALGTPDILLMVSDAVVVFDNLAGKMHAIVLVDPADSDALEQGQARLQEILHKLRQPITPRLGVDLAAPAAADPDFISSFKRDDYEKAVKAIKEYILAGDCMQVVISQRMSIPFKAAPIDLYRALRCINPTPYMYFFNFGDFHVVGSSPEVLVRLEDGLVTVRPIAGTRPRGANEEADLALEIDLLSDAKEVAEHLMLIDLGRNDVGRVASTGSVKLTEKMVIERYSNVMHIVSNVTGQLKEGLTAMDALRAILPAGTLSGAPKIRAMEIIDELEPVKRGVYGGAVGYLAWNGNMDTAIAIRTAVIKDGELHVQAGAGIVADSVPALEWEETLNKRRAMFRAVALAEQTASEQTVVDPSKR; encoded by the coding sequence ATGATCCGCGAAGAATTCCTGCGTTTAGCCGCTGCCGGCTATAACCGCATTCCTGTTGCCTGCGAAACCCTGGTGGATTTCGACACGCCACTGTCTATCTATTTGAAACTGGCTGATGAAGCCAATACCTACTTGCTTGAGTCCGTACAGGGCGGAGAGAAGTGGGGGCGTTATTCCATCATTGGCCTGCCTGCACGCACTGTGTTGCGGGCTTATGAGCACGAAGTGTCGATCACTGTTGATGGCGTTGAAGTCGAGCGCCATCACTGTGAAGACCCGCTGGATTTTGTTGAACAATTCAAAGATCGCTACAAGGTGCCGACCTTGCCCGGCCTGCCGCGCTTTAACGGCGGCCTAGTGGGTTACTTTGGTTATGACAGCGTGCGTTATGTCGAGCCCAAGCTCGCAAAAGGCGTCAACCCGGATGCGCTGGGAACACCGGATATTCTGCTGATGGTGTCCGATGCCGTGGTGGTGTTCGACAACTTGGCCGGCAAGATGCACGCCATCGTGCTGGTTGACCCTGCCGATAGCGATGCGCTTGAGCAGGGCCAAGCGCGGCTACAAGAAATTCTGCACAAGCTGCGTCAGCCGATTACTCCGCGTTTGGGGGTGGACTTGGCTGCGCCTGCCGCTGCTGATCCGGACTTCATTTCCAGCTTCAAGCGTGACGATTACGAAAAAGCGGTTAAGGCGATCAAGGAATACATCCTCGCCGGCGACTGCATGCAGGTGGTGATCTCGCAGCGCATGTCGATTCCGTTCAAGGCCGCGCCGATTGACTTGTACCGCGCCCTGCGTTGCATCAATCCGACGCCTTATATGTACTTCTTCAACTTCGGCGATTTCCATGTGGTCGGCAGTTCGCCAGAAGTGCTGGTGCGTTTGGAGGATGGGCTGGTGACGGTGCGTCCGATTGCCGGTACACGTCCGCGCGGCGCCAATGAGGAGGCCGATCTGGCCTTGGAAATAGACCTGCTGTCCGACGCCAAGGAAGTGGCTGAACATCTGATGTTGATCGACCTTGGGCGTAATGATGTCGGGCGGGTAGCCAGCACGGGTAGCGTCAAACTCACCGAGAAAATGGTGATTGAGCGCTATTCCAACGTCATGCATATCGTCTCCAATGTGACTGGCCAGCTTAAAGAAGGCCTGACCGCGATGGATGCATTGCGCGCCATTTTGCCGGCGGGGACTTTGTCTGGTGCGCCGAAGATCCGCGCCATGGAAATTATCGACGAGCTGGAACCGGTCAAGCGCGGTGTTTACGGCGGCGCGGTGGGCTATCTGGCCTGGAACGGCAATATGGATACCGCCATCGCCATCCGTACGGCGGTGATCAAAGACGGTGAGCTGCACGTGCAGGCTGGCGCCGGCATCGTCGCCGACTCGGTGCCCGCGTTGGAATGGGAGGAAACGCTGAACAAGCGTCGCGCCATGTTCCGTGCTGTGGCGCTCGCCGAACAAACTGCCTCCGAGCAAACCGTTGTTGACCCGTCTAAGCGCTGA
- the trpD gene encoding anthranilate phosphoribosyltransferase — MNIKEALNRVVSQLDLSTAEMQDVMREIMTGQCTDAQIGAFLMGMRMKSETIDEIVGAVSVMRELASHVHLQTLDHVVDVVGTGGDGANIFNVSTAASFVVAAAGGKVAKHGNRAVSGKSGSADLLEEAGIYLQLTPEQVARCIESVGVGFMFAQVHHSAMKYAAMPRRELGLRTIFNMLGPLTNPAGVKHQVVGVFSQALCRPLAEVLKRLGSQHILVVHSRDGLDEFSLAAATHVAELKGGEISEYEVLPEDLGLKSQSLVGLAVESPEASLALIRDALSKRKTEAGQKAADMIALNAGAALYAADLAASLKEGVALAHDALHTGLAWEKLQELVSFTAVFKQENAG, encoded by the coding sequence ATGAATATCAAGGAAGCGCTTAATCGAGTGGTCAGCCAGCTCGATTTGAGCACCGCAGAAATGCAGGACGTCATGCGCGAGATCATGACCGGTCAATGCACGGATGCGCAGATCGGTGCGTTTTTGATGGGCATGCGCATGAAGAGCGAAACCATCGACGAAATCGTCGGTGCCGTCTCGGTCATGCGTGAGCTGGCCAGCCATGTGCATTTGCAGACCCTCGATCATGTGGTCGATGTGGTGGGCACTGGTGGCGACGGGGCGAATATCTTCAACGTGTCGACGGCGGCGAGCTTCGTCGTCGCCGCTGCCGGTGGCAAGGTGGCCAAACACGGTAATCGCGCGGTGTCGGGTAAAAGCGGCAGCGCCGATCTGCTAGAAGAGGCGGGTATTTATCTGCAGCTGACGCCGGAGCAGGTGGCGCGCTGCATTGAAAGTGTCGGGGTCGGCTTTATGTTTGCCCAAGTGCATCACTCGGCGATGAAGTACGCCGCGATGCCGCGTCGTGAGCTGGGGCTGCGTACCATCTTCAATATGCTCGGCCCGCTGACTAACCCTGCTGGGGTTAAGCATCAGGTGGTGGGTGTATTCAGCCAAGCGTTGTGCCGGCCGTTGGCTGAAGTGCTCAAGCGTCTCGGCAGTCAGCACATACTTGTAGTGCATTCGCGCGATGGCTTGGATGAGTTCAGCCTGGCCGCCGCCACCCATGTTGCAGAATTGAAAGGCGGCGAGATTAGCGAGTACGAAGTGCTGCCTGAAGACCTCGGCCTCAAGAGCCAAAGTCTGGTTGGCCTTGCGGTAGAAAGCCCGGAGGCGTCGCTGGCGCTGATCCGTGACGCGCTGAGCAAGCGCAAGACCGAGGCCGGGCAGAAAGCCGCTGACATGATCGCGCTGAATGCTGGCGCCGCGTTGTATGCGGCAGACCTGGCAGCTAGCCTGAAGGAGGGCGTCGCCCTGGCTCACGATGCCTTGCACACAGGCTTGGCATGGGAAAAATTACAAGAGTTGGTGTCCTTTACCGCTGTATTCAAACAGGAGAATGCCGGGTGA
- a CDS encoding aminodeoxychorismate/anthranilate synthase component II, with protein sequence MLLMIDNYDSFTYNVVQYLGELGADVHVIRNDELSIAEIEALKPERIVVSPGPCTPTEAGVSIEAILHFAGKLPILGVCLGHQSIGQAFGGEVVRARQVMHGKTSPLFHKDLGVFAGLNNPLTVTRYHSLVVKHESLPDCLEVTAWTQNDDGAVDEIMGLRHKTLHIEGVQFHPESILTEQGHELFANFLKQQGGLRR encoded by the coding sequence ATGCTGTTAATGATCGATAACTACGACTCCTTTACCTACAACGTGGTGCAGTACCTGGGCGAGCTGGGTGCTGACGTCCATGTGATCCGCAATGACGAACTGTCGATTGCCGAGATCGAGGCGCTGAAGCCCGAGCGCATCGTGGTTTCCCCCGGCCCGTGCACGCCGACTGAAGCGGGTGTGTCTATCGAGGCCATCCTGCATTTCGCCGGCAAGCTGCCGATTCTGGGTGTGTGCTTAGGTCATCAGAGCATCGGCCAGGCATTCGGCGGTGAGGTGGTGCGCGCCCGTCAGGTCATGCACGGCAAAACCAGCCCATTGTTCCATAAGGATCTGGGCGTATTCGCCGGCTTGAACAACCCGCTGACGGTTACCCGCTACCACTCGCTGGTTGTTAAGCATGAAAGCCTGCCGGACTGCCTGGAAGTCACCGCCTGGACCCAGAATGATGACGGCGCGGTGGATGAGATCATGGGGCTGCGCCACAAAACCCTGCATATCGAAGGCGTGCAGTTCCACCCTGAATCGATTCTGACCGAGCAGGGCCATGAGCTGTTTGCCAACTTCCTCAAACAACAAGGAGGCCTGCGCCGATGA
- the rpe gene encoding ribulose-phosphate 3-epimerase, which produces MQPFAIAPSILSADFARLGEEVDKVLAAGADIVHFDVMDNHYVPNLTIGPMVCAALRKYGITAPIDAHLMVKPVDRIIGDFIEAGATYITFHPEASEHIDRSLQLIRDGGCKAGLVFNPATSLDALKHVMDKVDMILLMSVNPGFGGQKFIPHTLEKLKEARALIDASGRDIRLEIDGGVNVQNIREIAAAGADTFVAGSAIFNQPDYKAVIDAMRAELAQARG; this is translated from the coding sequence ATGCAACCCTTCGCCATTGCTCCGTCGATTCTTTCCGCTGATTTCGCCCGCCTGGGTGAGGAAGTAGACAAGGTGCTCGCCGCCGGTGCTGACATCGTTCACTTCGATGTGATGGATAACCACTATGTGCCGAACCTGACGATTGGCCCGATGGTTTGTGCGGCGCTGCGCAAGTACGGCATTACGGCACCGATCGATGCGCACCTGATGGTTAAACCTGTGGATCGCATCATCGGCGACTTTATCGAGGCCGGCGCGACCTATATCACCTTCCACCCGGAAGCTTCTGAGCACATCGACCGCTCTCTGCAGTTGATTCGCGACGGCGGCTGCAAGGCCGGTCTGGTGTTCAACCCAGCCACCTCGCTGGATGCACTCAAACACGTCATGGACAAGGTCGACATGATCCTCCTGATGAGCGTCAATCCAGGTTTTGGCGGGCAGAAATTTATTCCCCATACCCTGGAGAAGCTCAAAGAGGCGCGCGCTCTGATCGACGCATCTGGCCGCGATATCCGCTTGGAGATCGACGGTGGGGTCAATGTGCAGAATATCCGTGAGATTGCCGCGGCGGGTGCCGACACCTTTGTTGCGGGCTCTGCAATTTTCAACCAGCCCGACTACAAAGCGGTTATCGATGCCATGCGCGCCGAGCTGGCTCAGGCCCGCGGGTGA